The Streptomyces durmitorensis genome contains the following window.
CGCCTCCGCAGCCGAAGTCCGAGTGGTCGGAGCCCGAGTCGTGGTCGAGGGCCTTGCCCAACCGGACCATCGCCCGGCCGAGGCCGGACGGCATCAACTGCGCCTCCATGACGCCGCGTCGGACCGTCCCCTTCGGAAGGACTTCGGGGCCGTCGAACACGTAGGCGGGCAGGCTTCCTTCCTGTTCGGCCGCCTGTAGCCGCTGCCTTCCGGCCCGGGTCAGCTGGTGCCTGGCCCTGGTCACCAGGCCCCGGTCCGCGAGCCGGTCGCCGATCTCCTCCACCTCGGGAGACTCCCGCAACCGGCCGCACACGGACTCCGTGCTGCTGCTCTGCGGGCACGCCGAGACCAGGGCACGCTCGACGGGGTGCGCGGGCAACTCCCCGCCCACGGACCGCACTCGCGACGCCCTGAGCCTGAGCAGCCCGCCATCGGCCAGCGCGATCACCGCGCACTCCACCACCCGCCGCGGCCCACCGGCCAGATACGCCACGTCGTACACACCCAGGGCCTCTCGCGCTTCCACCGCCGCCGTGGCCCGCCTGAAGTACATCCGCATGCCCCCACCCCCTTCGGACACCCCGTCTTTCGGCTGTGGTGCCCGATGGCAGGAGCGCACATCCCTCGCCCTCGCTCCTTCAGAGCAAAACTTGAGGGTCCCGGCCCCATTGGTGCCGTCCGGTCCCGCGGCCATCATGACGGCATGCGGAAGAATGCGGATGTCGATGCTGCCGGCGCCGACGGCGAGGCCCTCTGGCGCGCCGCGGACAGAGATGCGCATCTGCGGAGCCGGATACTGCGCGCCTCGGTCACGGTGGTGGTGGGGCTCGGTTTCGGTGGGCTGCTGTTCGCCGCGGGCGAGCAGGGCGCAGCCGCCGTGATCACGGGCTGCGTTCTGCTCGTCGGGCTGCCCGTGGCCGTCCACTGGCTGCGCGACAGCCGCGCCGTCGTCGAGGTGGACGCGGTAGGCGGTGACCGGTCGGTGCTGCGGCTGCGGAGGGCCGTCGGCGGGATCGTGGACATTCCGGCGGGCTCGGTCAGCCGCGTGCATCTGGTGACCACGCCGTTCCAGGAGCCCGATACCCCTGGCGACGGCACGGCCGTACTGCATCTGCGCACCCGCCAGGGCCGCCGCTACCGGTGCCGTTTCGCGGGCATGGACAGACGGCAGCGTGCACGCTTCGAGGAGGCGTGGAGCAGGGCGTGCCCCACGGCGTCCTTCACGACGGGCGTGCGGACCTGGCCGCTGCCGTCCGGCGACTACGACTGACGGAGCGCGGTCCGGGCGTCCCTCAACTCCCCGGAGTTCTCAGGTGTCTTGACAGCGACCGCCTCGCGACGGTCGCCTGGAGCCCTGCCGCGCGGCGGCGCCGGGACACACGGGGGAGAGGCAGGCGATGTTGCGGGTGCACTTCACGGCCGAGGACCTGGCGCGGGTGCGGGTCGCCTCGGGTCCTGACTTCCTCTGGGAGATCAGCAACAGCGTGCAGACGCTGCAACGGCGTGACGGGGCCAGGGTGTTCGGGGAATGGCGGCGGTGGGCCAGGCCCCGGCTCTCGGATAGCTGCCGGCTCCTTTCGCCGCTCCTGCCGCCGCACGGCTGCTCTCCCGACTTCCTCACCCCCACCCACGGAGAAGGCGAGACGCTCCACGCGGCGGTCGACACCCTCGTACGCACTCCCCGGATGCGGCTGCGCACCGACCTGACGCGGGTGGCCGCGTCACGGCGCCTTCCGGGCTGGACGGAGTCGCTGGCGCGCGGTGACGTCGCGGCTCTGCGGCAGCTGGGGCACGCGCTGCACACGTACCACCTGGAGGCGCTCGCACCCTTCTGGCCGCGCATCCACGCCCAGATCGACGCCGACCGCATCATCCGGCTGCACAGCCTCCTGGACGGCGGGACCGATGGACTGCTCGCGGGTCTGGGGCCTCAACTGCGCTGGCGTCAGCCGGTGTTGGAGGTCGACTACCCCGTGGAGCAGGACCTGCGGCTCGACGGCAGGGGGCTCACCCTGCAGCCCTCCTTCTTCTGCTGGCCCACGCCCGTCACGCTCGCCGACGGCGAACTGCCCCCTGTCCTGGTGTATCCCATCGACCACGCGATGGACTGGGCCCAGCCCACGCCCGCCGACCGTCCGGCCGACGGCGCCCTGGGACCGCTCATCGGGCACACGCGCGCCGCCGTCCTCAAGGCGGTCCGCACCGGCTCGTCCACGGTCGAGCTCGCCCGTCTCCTCGCGGTCACCCACCCGGCGATAAGCCAGCACGTCAAAGTGCTGCGCGCGGCGGGCCTTGTGACCACGGTCCGCAGGGCGGGGCGGTCCCTCCACGTCGCCACGGCGGAAGGGCGCGCGCTGCTGCGCAGCAGCGGGTCGTAAGTCTGGGCTTTCATTCATTGCGTCTGGCATGGCCATGCAAGGAAGCTGACCGGGCTGTTGCACACGCATCCCCCCACCGCGTTGCGTCCCAGCCCTCTGTCCTGCGCGCGTTCAACGCGCGTCCACCTGAGAACTTCCGGGCACGGCACGAGGGACGCATCGACGATCCGATGAAGGAGTGGCGTTGCGCACTACTAGCACTACTAGCACTACTACTCGTATCCTGACCCGCCGCGCGGCCGTGGCCGTCTCGCTCGCCGTCGTCGGCACCCTCTGTGCCGTGCCCGGCGTCGTGCAGGCCGCCGAGGCCCCCACGGCCATTGCGGCGTCCTCCGGGCACGGCCTGAAGTGGTTCCAGGAGCGCCACGGTCTGCCCCGGACCGGCTCGGTCGACGGAGCGACCGCCAGAGCCCTGCGACAGGCCCCCGATGCCGAACTGCACAAGGCCTTCCGGACCGCGGCCGACCTCGGGCCCGAGGAACTCGCCAACGCGCGCACCGTCATCGGTGTCGGCAAGGGTGCGCAGATTCCCGAACAGGGCCTGGTCATCGCGCTGATGACAGCAATGCAGGAGTCGAAGTTCGTCAACTACCTGACGCCGGTCGACCACGACTCCCTGGGCATCTTCCAGCAGCGCCCCAGCACCGGCTGGGGCACTCCCGAGCAGATCACCGACGTCGCCACCTCGTCCAAGTCCTTCTACGGAGTGGCCCCCTTCGGCAGCAACCCGGGGCTGATCCAGATCGACGGCTGGCAGACGATGCCCCCGGGCGACGTCTGCCAGGCCGTCCAGGTGTCGGCCTATCCCGACCGCTACGCCCAGTGGGAGCAGTTCGCCCGCGACCTGCTCGCCCAGGAAGGGCCCTCGGTCCCGCCGATCCCCTGACCCCAGGCGCCGGTCCTCGCATCTCGCACGCCCCTGCACGCCTCGCCCCTCACCCCCCACCCCAGGAGCCCGTATGCGCAAGAGACTTGTCTCCACAGCGATCGCCGTAGCCGCGGTGGGCGCCCTCGTCACCCCGGCCGCCGCCCAGGCGGAACCCGCGCACCCGCGGAGCGTGTCCGTGCTCGGCCACGGCTCGAAGGCCGGTACCGCGGTCGTCAGCGGACAGAACGAACCCGGCACCCGGCTGAGCGTCGGCGGTGCGCGGACCAAGAGCGCCCACACCCTCCCGGTCGACTACCAGGTCCAGGAGACCGGCTACTGGTGCGGACCCGCCGCCACCCGCATCGCCCTGTCCGCGCGGATCGCCCCGCCGAGCCAGGGCGCCCTTGCCGCGCAGCTCGGCACCACCGAGGCGGGCACCGACCACATCAGTCAGGTGACCGGCGTGCTCAACGCCAACCTCGGCACGGGCTGGTACGAGACCAAGGAGATGCCGAACGACCCGCCCACCCAGGCCCAGAAGGACCTGTTGTGGAACGACATCGTCCTGGACATCGACAACAACTACCCGCTGGTGGCCAACATCGTGGCCCCGCCCGGCAATCAGCCGCCCGGCTACCCGTCGGACCAGACGATCTACCACTACTTCACCGTCATCGGCTACGACGACGCGAACCGCACCGTCCTCATCGCCGACCCCGCCTCCTTCGGCGGCAATCAGATCTACTGGCTCTCCTTCGACCAGCTCGCCACCCTGATCCCGCCGAAGGGCTACGCGGCCTGAGCCGGAGCCCCGGGACACCAGCGGTGGCCGTGGGTGGCGCCGCACGACCACGTACGCCACCCACGGCCCGCACGGTCGCCGTTCCGGGGGCAACGACGACAGCCTCAGCGGCACCGACTCCGCTGAGGCCGAACAGGAGGCAGGGTCCGGGCGATCCCGCCGACCTCAGGGTCATATGGAGCTACCCCTTGCTTCCGCCCGAACCGGGTGCGCGGATGCACCCGGTTCCCGGAATTTCTCAGCGGCCGTCCCGCACGTCCTCCAGGCGGAGACGCAGACTGCGGATACCGCGCCGGGCATGGCTCTTGACCGTGCCGAGCGGCCACCCGGTGCGTTCGGAGATCTGCGGATGCGTGAGGTCCTCGTAGTACGCCAGACGCAGTACCGTCCGCTGCGGCATGGGGAGTCTCGCCAACTCGACCGTCATCAGCGCCCGGTCGACCGTCGGGTCCATCCCCTCCTGGGCTCGGTGGTTCATGACGGCGTACTGCTCCCCGGCTCCCTCGACGAGCGCCGCCCTGCGGGTGCGCGCCGCCAGTGCGTCCGCGACCCTGTGCCGCGTGATGCCGATCAACCAGGCCGCCAGGCTGCCCAGTTCGGGGCGGTAGCAGGACCGGCCGCGCCAGGCGGCGAGGAACACCTGCTGGGTGATGTCCTCCGCCTCACGGCTGTCACCGAGCGCGCGCTGGGCCAGGGCATGCACAAGAGGCCCCCACCGGCGGTACACCGCCGTGAGGCTCGCTTCGTCTCCGTCGGCAAGGCCCCTGGCCAGATCTGTGGTCCGCTCCCCGGAGGGGGCCCGCACCGGCTGTTGCACCAGTGTGCTCATCGACGCTTCGTCAGCTCCTCGTGGTGATCACAATCGCCGTACGACCGAACGGAAAAGGGCAGTCTCGTGGTGGCCGCGGCCGCGATCCGGTCATCCTGGAAACAGTTGCTCGCGGGCGGCAACTCGCATCGGTTGTGCGTCGTATCGTGGCCGGATGAGCGAGGGGCAACACCGCGGTCAGGACAGCGAGTCTGCAGGTACAGGCGTGACGACGGGTGCCCTGGCGCGACGCCTCGGGGTGTCACCGACGACGTTGCGCACATGGGACCGCAGGTACGGCCTGGGCCCCGCCCGGCGCGATCCCGGTCACCACCGGCGCTGGTCCGAGCGGGACATCGCCATGGTGGAGGAGATGGGCCGCCTCACCACCGCGGGGGTGCCGCCGGCTGAGGCAGCCCACCAGGCGCTCAAGCTGCTCGACCCCGAGGGCGCCTCCCGGCGCGCCCCCGAACCGGCCGCCGTGCCGCGGCAGCGGGGGCCCGCACGCGCCGCTCCGGTGCCGTCACCCGACACGTTCGTCCGCCGACGGCGGGGCCTGTCGCGCGCCGCCGTACGGCTCGACGCCCCGACCATGCAGGACCTGCTGACCGACGCGGTGGAGAGCCACAGTCTGGTCACCGCGTGGCAGGAGGTGATGGTGCCGACGCTGCACGCTGTGGGCCGCAGGTGGGAAGAGGCGGGCGACCGTTATGTGGAGGTCGAGCACCTGCTGTCCTGGCACGTCTCCCGCACCCTGCACCGCAGCGCCACCGCACCGGTCGCCCCCGTCCCGCCGAGCTCCCCTGCCGCGAGCGCACCCCTCGTCCTGGCCTGCGTGCCGGGTGAACAGCACTCCCTTCCGCTGGAGGCGCTGAGCGCGGCGCTGGGCGAACTCGGCGTGCCGCAGCGGATGTTCGGCGCGGCGGTGCCGGTCGAGGCGGTGTCGTCGGCCGTGCGCAGGACGGGCCCGGCCGTCGTCGTCCTGTGGGCACAGGCCCGCTCCACCGCGAGCGTCCCGCTGGCCCGGCACATCGCCGACACGCGCTGGGGGGTACGGGGCGCCCGGGGCCGTTCCGTGGTCATGCTGGGCGGCCCCGGCTGGGCGGGCCCCGCGGTGCGCGGTGCGCTGCGGCCCACCAGCCTGCGCGAAGCGCTGGCCCAGATCAGCCGGGTGCGCGGAGAGGGTGCGCCCGCTTGATGCCGCCCTGGCCGGAGTGAAGGCCGGAAGTCTCTGTTTGGCCCCTTTCGGGCAGGGCACCCGGTGCGTTGGAGGTTGATCATCCCCTCCCGTTATTTGAATCCCTGCCTTTCAGGGAAAGCCAATTGAGGAGTTCTCGATGAGCAACGAAATCTGGAGCTACGGCCCCACCGCCGGGCACGGCCCGGACAACGACCTGACGGGCTACAAGGTCGAGGCCGCGGACGGGCACATCGGCAAGGTCGACAAGCACTCGAGCGAGGTCGCCAACCAGTACATCGTCGTCGACACCGGAGTGTGGATCTTCGGCAAGGAGGTGCTGCTGCCCGCAAGCACCGTCACCGCCATCGACCACGAAGAGCGGAAGATCCTGGTCTCGCGCACCAAGGAGCAGATCAAGAACGCGCCCGAGTTCGACAAGGAGAAGCACCTGGGCGACCCCGCCTACCGCGATCAGCTCGGCGGCTACTACAGCGGTCCGGGCCACTGATCCGCGCGCAGGCGTGACCAGGCCGGTGCACTCAATGCTGCACTGATACCGATGGCGTCCGAGGCACGAGGTGCCTCGGACGCCATCCGGCATTCCGGCTCGTCAGGCCTCGCGGCCACTACCCCGCCGAGGTGACGCCGGAGGCGATGGCTCGCGCGCACTCCAAGGACTCGGTGTGCGTCGTGTCCACCTCCATGTCGTAGAGCACGCCGCGGTGGACCAGTTCCGCCTGGGACGCGGCCATTCCGGCGACCCGGTCGCCCCGTGCCGTCTCCCGGCCCGCGGCCACGGTGCTGTCACAGCGGACACCGACCCACAGCACCCCCAGATCACCGAGGGACTTCTGCCACCGCTCCTGCGACGCCGGTCCGCCGAGGAAGACCTCGTCGACGATGACCCGGGCTCCGGCGCGGGCCATGGCCGCGATCCCCTCGATCCACGCCGCCTCCAGCGTCCGGAACTCCGGGCCGACGCTCACCGAGCCGTCCTCGGCGAAGTCGATTCCCTCCGACGCGCTCTGCATGGACGCGGGCATCGCGTCGACCAGCGTGTCGCATCCGAAAGCCAGCCACGGATCCGGCAGCACCGCCTGCAGGCAGCGCGCGATGCCGGACTTCCCCGAGCTGGAACCACCATTGAGAACGATCACTTGAGTCGTCACCGCGCCACAGTAGGAGCATCGGCGCGCCACGGGAAACGGATATCGGCGGGTCAGCCCGTTCCGTCGTACGGGCTGATGCGGCGGTACGCGGCGCGTGCGTGAAGGACGCGCCCCGCCGTCGTGCCGATGAGGGCCGCGGCCAGCAGGCAGGCCATCCACTCGGGATCCCGGTGCCCGGCCCAGGAGATCTCCCCGATGGGGTGGGCGGCGAAGAAGTTCAGGAGCATCCAGCACAACAGGGCCGTCCCCGGTGCCGCGACGTACCGGCCCCGCACTCCGAGCAGCGCGGCAAGGACCGAGAGGGCCGCGAGCGCGAGCCCCGTGCGGTCGAGCGCCCCGAGCAGATCGAGCACCGTCACCAGGGCGAAGGCGCCCGCGTACGCGCCTGTCCAGATGAAGGGCGTGGCCACAGGTTCGGGAACGACCCGCACGCCCTTGGCGATGTATCGCCACTCCACCACCGTCGATTCCTCCCCACCGCCGGTCCGCCGGGGCGCCGCTGCCCCGGGGACGTCCGTGACCGGCGCCTCCCGCAAGGAGACCGACGCGCCGGAGATCGGGCACGGGGCGTGGTCTCGGGCAGATTGTCGCACCACATCAGGGGCACGCTGTCCGGCCAGGTGCGAGCTCCCACGCCTGCCCCTTCGTGCGCGGACCGTGCACACGGGCTCCGGGGTGGTCTCCGAGGTGGCGTCCGGAGTGGTCTCCGGCGCGGTCCCGCCTCTCGTCGTGCCCACGTCATAATTCCCGGATGGACCTCGCTTCAACTCCCGAGTCATCCACGCCGCGACGGCGCGCCCGCATCGTCGTCGTAGGAGCCGGACCGGCGGGGCTCACCGTCGCCAACATCCTGCGTGCCGCCTCCGTCGACTGCGTGGTCGTGGAGTCGGAGAGCAGAGAGTTCATCGAACAGCGGCCCCGCGCGGGCTTCATCGAGGAGTGGGCGGTGCGCGCCCTGGAGGAGCGGGGCCTCGCCGACCGTCTCCTCGCACACGCGCAGACCCACAGTGAATGCGAGTTCCGGTGGGCGGGGGAGCGTCACCGGTTCTCGTACGGCGAGCTGTCCGGCCACCGCCACTTCGTCTACCCGCAGCCCCTCCTGGTGACCGACCTGGTGCGTGCCTACGCCGACCGCGCGGGCGGCGACATCCGATTCGGCGTACGCGACGTGGAACTGCACGGCGTCGACACCGACCGCCCCTCGGTGTCGTACACGGACCCGGAGACGGGCGAGCGCGTGCGCATCGACTGCGACGCGATCGCGGGCTGCGACGGCGCGCGTGGCGTGACGCGCGGCTACGTGGGTGCGGAGCGGGCCATCGTCGCCCGGCACGACTACGGCATCGGCTGGCTCGCTCTCCTCGCCGAGGCCCCGCCGTCATCGGACTGCGTGGTCTTCGGCCTCCATCCGCGCGGATTCGCCGCCCACATGGCCCGAAGCCCCGAGGTCACCCGCTACTACCTCGAGTGCCCGCCCGGCGACGACCCCGGGAACTGGCCGCACGCGCGTGTCTGGTCCGAGCTGCACGCCCGCCTCTCGGTGGCGGGGGCGCCGCCGCTCACCGAGGGGCGACTGATCGAGAAACGCGTCCTCGACATGCACAACTACGTCGTGGAGCCCATGTCCCACGGGCGGCTGTATCTCGCGGGCGACGCCGCCCACCTCGCCGCCCCGATCGCCGCGAAGGGCATGAACCTGGCGCTGCACGACGCGCTGCTGCTCGGCGACGCGCTCGTCGCCTACTGCGCACAAGGCGACGACGCCGAGCTGAACGGCTACTCGGAGGCCTGTCTGCCGCGGGTGTGGCAGTACCAGGAGTTCTCCCAGTGGCTCTCGGAACTGCTGCACGGGGCGTCGTCCGGTGACCCGTTCAAGGCGGGCACCGCGGCCGCCCGGCTGCGCAGGATCCTCCGCTCGCCGGCCGCCGCGGCCGCGTTCGCCGAGCTCTACATCGGGAAGGGCGACGGCAACTGAGGCTCGGCGTCGCGGGGGAGGTGTTCGCGCAGCGTGGCGGCGAACTCCTCGGCCCGCGCCAACTGCGTACGCAGGTCACGTACCCGCTGCTGCGTGGCCTGCTCGAAGCCGCGCATCCGCTCCACGAGTTCCTCGCGCTGCTCGGCCGTCAGCTCGTCCCCGGAGTCCAGACGGTCGGTGGTGGCGAGAAGATCGCGCATCGCGTCCAGCGTGAAGCCGAGTGGCTTCATGCGGCGGATGACCATCAGACGGGCGACGTCGGCCTCGGTGTAGAGGCGGAAACCGCCCTGGGAACGGGCGGACGGGATGACCAGGCCGGTGTCCTCGTAATGGCGGATGGTGCGCAGCGACAGCTCGGTCCGTGCGGCGACCTCACCGATCTGCATGTGCTCGCTGCCCACGCGGCTGCCTTCCTTGTCGTTCGTTGCTTGCTCGTCGCTCGTTGCTCGTCGCGGCCCTGGCGGACCGTCTTCGATCTCTACCGTAACGTTAGGGTAGGGTCTGCGGGTGCCGGGATCGGCTCGCGTGCCGCCCCCGCTCCATGGTGCGGGACACCTTCCGCGACCTCAGCCGTGTCGCAGCCGTCGATCACAGCGCTTCCGGCCCCTTTCCGCACGCCCAGGGTGATGCCAGGCGCTGCCCGAGCACGACAGGTTCCTCTCTTGTCCACGTCCGCACCGTCCCCGGCCGCCCGGCTGCGTGGCCTGCGCCCCGACTGGCTGTCCGACCCGAAGGTCTGGCGCACCGAGGTGCTCGCCGGTCTGGTGGTCGCGCTCGCGCTCATCCCCGAGGCGATCTCGTTCTCCATCATCGCCGGGGTCGACCCCGCGATCGGTCTGTTCGCGTCCTTCACCATGGCCGTGACCATCTCCGTCGTCGGCGGCCGCCGCGCGATGATCTCGGCGGCGACCGGCGCCGTGGCGCTGGTCATCGCGCCGCTGAACCGCGAGCACGGCTTCGGATATCTCGTCGCGGCCGTGATCCTGGCCGGTGTCTTCCAGATCGCGCTCGGCGCGCTCGGCGTGGCCAAGCTGATGCGGTTCGTGCCCCGCAGCGTGATGGTCGGCTTCGTGAACTCCCTCGCCATCCTGATCTTCATGGCGCAGGTCCCCGAGATGCACGACGTGCCCTGGCCCGTCTACCCGCTGCTCGCGGCCGGTCTCGGCCTCATGGTGTTCTTCCCGAAGGTCACCAAGGTGATCCCGGCCCCTCTCGTCTCCATCGTCGTCCTCACCGCGATCACCGTGGCCGCCGGGATCGCGGTGCCGACCGTCGGCGACAAGGGCGAACTGCCGTCCTCCCTGCCGG
Protein-coding sequences here:
- a CDS encoding C39 family peptidase, with the protein product MRKRLVSTAIAVAAVGALVTPAAAQAEPAHPRSVSVLGHGSKAGTAVVSGQNEPGTRLSVGGARTKSAHTLPVDYQVQETGYWCGPAATRIALSARIAPPSQGALAAQLGTTEAGTDHISQVTGVLNANLGTGWYETKEMPNDPPTQAQKDLLWNDIVLDIDNNYPLVANIVAPPGNQPPGYPSDQTIYHYFTVIGYDDANRTVLIADPASFGGNQIYWLSFDQLATLIPPKGYAA
- a CDS encoding MerR family transcriptional regulator, whose amino-acid sequence is MSEGQHRGQDSESAGTGVTTGALARRLGVSPTTLRTWDRRYGLGPARRDPGHHRRWSERDIAMVEEMGRLTTAGVPPAEAAHQALKLLDPEGASRRAPEPAAVPRQRGPARAAPVPSPDTFVRRRRGLSRAAVRLDAPTMQDLLTDAVESHSLVTAWQEVMVPTLHAVGRRWEEAGDRYVEVEHLLSWHVSRTLHRSATAPVAPVPPSSPAASAPLVLACVPGEQHSLPLEALSAALGELGVPQRMFGAAVPVEAVSSAVRRTGPAVVVLWAQARSTASVPLARHIADTRWGVRGARGRSVVMLGGPGWAGPAVRGALRPTSLREALAQISRVRGEGAPA
- a CDS encoding ArsR/SmtB family transcription factor — protein: MLRVHFTAEDLARVRVASGPDFLWEISNSVQTLQRRDGARVFGEWRRWARPRLSDSCRLLSPLLPPHGCSPDFLTPTHGEGETLHAAVDTLVRTPRMRLRTDLTRVAASRRLPGWTESLARGDVAALRQLGHALHTYHLEALAPFWPRIHAQIDADRIIRLHSLLDGGTDGLLAGLGPQLRWRQPVLEVDYPVEQDLRLDGRGLTLQPSFFCWPTPVTLADGELPPVLVYPIDHAMDWAQPTPADRPADGALGPLIGHTRAAVLKAVRTGSSTVELARLLAVTHPAISQHVKVLRAAGLVTTVRRAGRSLHVATAEGRALLRSSGS
- a CDS encoding MerR family transcriptional regulator, producing the protein MGSEHMQIGEVAARTELSLRTIRHYEDTGLVIPSARSQGGFRLYTEADVARLMVIRRMKPLGFTLDAMRDLLATTDRLDSGDELTAEQREELVERMRGFEQATQQRVRDLRTQLARAEEFAATLREHLPRDAEPQLPSPFPM
- a CDS encoding TIGR04222 domain-containing membrane protein, which produces MRMYFRRATAAVEAREALGVYDVAYLAGGPRRVVECAVIALADGGLLRLRASRVRSVGGELPAHPVERALVSACPQSSSTESVCGRLRESPEVEEIGDRLADRGLVTRARHQLTRAGRQRLQAAEQEGSLPAYVFDGPEVLPKGTVRRGVMEAQLMPSGLGRAMVRLGKALDHDSGSDHSDFGCGGGGGGGGGSD
- the cpt gene encoding chloramphenicol phosphotransferase CPT, with translation MTTQVIVLNGGSSSGKSGIARCLQAVLPDPWLAFGCDTLVDAMPASMQSASEGIDFAEDGSVSVGPEFRTLEAAWIEGIAAMARAGARVIVDEVFLGGPASQERWQKSLGDLGVLWVGVRCDSTVAAGRETARGDRVAGMAASQAELVHRGVLYDMEVDTTHTESLECARAIASGVTSAG
- a CDS encoding PRC-barrel domain-containing protein, with protein sequence MSNEIWSYGPTAGHGPDNDLTGYKVEAADGHIGKVDKHSSEVANQYIVVDTGVWIFGKEVLLPASTVTAIDHEERKILVSRTKEQIKNAPEFDKEKHLGDPAYRDQLGGYYSGPGH
- a CDS encoding 4-hydroxybenzoate 3-monooxygenase; translation: MDLASTPESSTPRRRARIVVVGAGPAGLTVANILRAASVDCVVVESESREFIEQRPRAGFIEEWAVRALEERGLADRLLAHAQTHSECEFRWAGERHRFSYGELSGHRHFVYPQPLLVTDLVRAYADRAGGDIRFGVRDVELHGVDTDRPSVSYTDPETGERVRIDCDAIAGCDGARGVTRGYVGAERAIVARHDYGIGWLALLAEAPPSSDCVVFGLHPRGFAAHMARSPEVTRYYLECPPGDDPGNWPHARVWSELHARLSVAGAPPLTEGRLIEKRVLDMHNYVVEPMSHGRLYLAGDAAHLAAPIAAKGMNLALHDALLLGDALVAYCAQGDDAELNGYSEACLPRVWQYQEFSQWLSELLHGASSGDPFKAGTAAARLRRILRSPAAAAAFAELYIGKGDGN
- a CDS encoding RNA polymerase sigma factor, whose protein sequence is MSTLVQQPVRAPSGERTTDLARGLADGDEASLTAVYRRWGPLVHALAQRALGDSREAEDITQQVFLAAWRGRSCYRPELGSLAAWLIGITRHRVADALAARTRRAALVEGAGEQYAVMNHRAQEGMDPTVDRALMTVELARLPMPQRTVLRLAYYEDLTHPQISERTGWPLGTVKSHARRGIRSLRLRLEDVRDGR
- a CDS encoding peptidoglycan-binding protein, which gives rise to MAVSLAVVGTLCAVPGVVQAAEAPTAIAASSGHGLKWFQERHGLPRTGSVDGATARALRQAPDAELHKAFRTAADLGPEELANARTVIGVGKGAQIPEQGLVIALMTAMQESKFVNYLTPVDHDSLGIFQQRPSTGWGTPEQITDVATSSKSFYGVAPFGSNPGLIQIDGWQTMPPGDVCQAVQVSAYPDRYAQWEQFARDLLAQEGPSVPPIP